The genomic stretch ACGATTGAGAGGTACACTCGCAATCACTTCACACCCGCAACCGTTAGCGGTTACATTTGAAAAGCGGCACTCTTGACATAGCTTTCCATATACTGTAGACATTGTAGTAATTAAGCCCTGGCGAGGAGACCGTTTCCCCTCTGCTTTGTTATTCATATGATGTAATTAAGACTGCAGAAGAGCAGAGTGCCCAGAGGCACTGGAGAAAGCTACCGCAGAACAGACCGCCTCCTTGCACTCACCCACGATGATGGACTCCATATTTCCGGCCATGAACATGGAGGTGTTCCTGGAGTTGGGGTGGACATGTCGAGTGGAGAGGAAGGGCGAGAGGCGGTCGGTGGGGTCGCCCTGGGACTCGGCCACTGGGAGGGTGTTTTCATCTGAGTTTTGGGGCTGGGCGGGCACCCCTTCCTCCGAGGACTCCTCGTTTTTGGGCTGGGCGGCGGAGGCCAACTCTGGGTGACGTATTACCACCCACTCGTACCTCTCCATCTCCGGCTTCAGCTGGATGGGCAGAGCAACATATTAACCCCCCTCCATTTAGGGCTTTTCAAAGGAAAAGGCCCGTGGCGCTAACCAAGAgcttgaaacaaaatggaggagccATATTTGGCTCATGCCGTTATAGCCTATATCACATATAGCAgagctggtgatgtcactgtgtcCTGGGCATGGGGCAGATGACTGTTACTGTCTGGTTGCCTGGAGCCCATGTCAGGTGTCAGGTGTAGAGCAGATCAGGTAGCTTCATTCAAGGGGATCAGGTTACGGGTGTACTAGATATTGGTGGCTGCAGCATTGAGGGCAGTAGCACAGCACAAGCTGAATGATTCATGCAGGGCATGGAAAAATGGCTCCACCTGCAGCTTTTCTGCAACcgctttaaaaatgtttaccaGCCATTTTTCAGCGAAATATATATGGGCAATTCCAGGGTTAcggatgtgacatttggacatgAAATCCCTCAGAAAAACTATGCCtcttacatgataaaaaatgttttttatgtattatcatagcacccacTTGGCTGAGGGGGAAGGGCCAAAACAATAATCTAAAAACATTGTTAAGCCAGAAAGAATGTGACAAATAACTTGTGTTATGGATGAGATgcaaaaagacaggtattttggggagactatACACTTTATGAAAACTATGAATTTTAATGTCTAATGCAGAACGTTTGATATCCAAGTAATGTAGGAagcttggctgaacataaaaatagcaatttataaaatatgaatttcttCATCTTGGTTCTTAAGAGGAGATAtcagcgttatggatgtgatggaATTGAGTTACGGATGTGACACATCTGAAATTGTTTGACAATCTACTTGCCAATCACATTTTATcataacacataacacataacacattttatcagatttcaaaatggtcacaattGACAGTTTGGGACATAATATGTTTAATTGGGAAGTAAGTAAATCTATTTTTTCATGCTtaggttgacattactgtggaattgcccatatatAGGACTATTAAATAAGAATGCACGGATGAGCAaaattttttcttttgcaacTTTCTCATGGTTTGTATTAAGCCAGTGACAACAGGACATCCAACAACACAATGAAACCTATTCAAATCCAGAAACACTTTCCTGACTGCAAAATCAACTTGCACATATTTTTGAAGAAGCTCAATTCTGATACACTTCATTACGCTGACACAAGATGAAGACCTAAGAAATTGGCGCCCTCTAGTGACCACATCACTCATTACTCTTAAATATTTCTTGTCTGGTCACAATTACGAAGAATCAGGAACAAACAGTATTATCTTCTCAGATAAATTTATGTTAACAGATTTGTCACTGAATATATCATTGATAAATTTTAATAATCTTAAACTCAGATATTCATATGATTTCGTTGCGCTGCGTTTCACCAACCCACATCTCACAGACAACATATCAAAAACAGTCAAACGGCCAAGTCCAAAACAGCACACTTGCGGTTTACTTATCGCATATGTAAATTGAGTACACAGGATGAGAAAGTTGTTAAGTAGGCAGTAAAGTTCCTCTAAATGTAGTAAACAGTAAATATAGAATGTGTACTCTGATCAAtcacctgcttaaaccattttaatgtaaaatatttacttttgaatgcaattcacttatgtttacttatataagcagataatatttcattatatgatatgattAAGTGTTTATGGACAGGtcaatacagtttaaagcattgaAACTATTGTGACCTCAAAATACGTAGCGTCTGCTAGTGGtcctttttaatttcttttcagGGACCAAACTTTATTTCTCTGTCCATCCAAGTCTGCATCCCTATGTGCCCGCTGGGCGTTCAAATCAGCACTGGTCTACCCTTACATATTAAAATCTGCAtaaagtgaaaacatatttttacacatatgtaaggaatgcaagacaaacagacagaaacagacgACCGTGGTATTTCTTTCTAGAAGCATCCGTTGGCTGCAGCGACGCAGAACTCACCCTGAACACAAAGCACTCTCCGGTCCCGAAGAAGCTGAGTTTGCCACCTCCCCGCTTGCGTTCCTCCCAGTCGCTGGATAGATAAGCCCCACACACCTGGGCACAGACAGGGCAGTGCCATGACCATGACAAGCTCTGCACCAAGGGCCTGTTTCACCAAGCAGGATTACCCAGctactgcaccaagtaaaacccggaatcgtcacaaatctggaacatggaccgaGGTAAatagagctgttccgggttttactcagtgcacttatccagctaactcagtaatcctgcttcttgatacaggccccagacaGTCAGATACAGGTCAGGGAAGACTGTGTGTAGGGACATTTTCACTCAGACCACACAAGCGAACAATGCAGTTTATCGATAGAGTAAAGGTAGTTTGAACTGGGACCATTCAGAATGAGATGACAGACAGGGTAGGTGCTGTAGAGATGGGTTAACAGGAGAGCAGGTGAGTGAGGggccccagtgtgtgtgaggcaggtcttggggcctcagtgtgtgtgtgcgtgcgtgcgtgcgtgcgtgcgtgcgtgcgtgcgtgcgtgcttgtgcgtgcttgagcgtgtgtgcgtgtgatcaGGGGCGTCACAGTGTAAGTGAACAGGGGGTGGGATGCTGTACCTCTGCAGCTGTAGTCTTGATGAGCAGCAGAGTGGGCTCATAGCCTTGACAATGCGAGTAGAACCTTCCCcaggagacagacacagaacTGTTACATCAGGCAGGGAAACGGTCCTAAAGGCAAGCCCTTTAAATAACTGCAGCAGAGTTAAGATCATACTGAATGAGCCTTTATTTGTGCTGTCAGTGCCTAAACCAAACTCAAGATCAGCAAATTGAGCTTCATGCCCAGAATTTAGAGAGAACATTATACTCAATTTATACACTGCTGTTTATATTGCCGCTCCCACTGAACAGTTTCCAAGTAGGCATTAAAGGTATGCAAATTCAACTACTGCAACAGCAATCAGTCATTATGGACATACTTTACTATATATACTataaagtgagcactttattaggcacaccagcttgttaatgcaaatatttaatcagccaatcatgtcgcagtgactaaatgtataaaagcatgcagacgtggccaagaggttcagctgtttttcaggcaaaatgtcagaatggggaagaaatgtgatctaagtgacttttttttattttttttttaaagatattttttaggcctttttcagctttattggacagtatatagtatagagagacaggaagaatgggagcgagagagaggggaagacatgtgacaaatgtcggacggtcggattcgaaccaccgacgtcgcggctcacaatgagcatgcggtcagtgctctacaggctgcgccaccgagacaccctgatctaagtgacttttgaccatggaattgcctgttagtggcagacagggtggtttgagtatctcagacacgGCTGATTTTCACGcccactagtctctagagtttgcaaagaatggtgcaaaaaaacaaacaaaaaaaaagaaggagttccgcagacagaaacgccttgttaatgagagaagtcagaggagaagggccggactggtcgaagctgacaggaaggtgaaagtaacatTACAGCAGTGATACGCAGAAGAGCCTCTGAACACCTGCTGAGGCTGCAGCCGTGGTTGGCTGTGGTGAAGAGGAGCTGGGGCTGACACAGGGCGAAGCGCTCGGGGATCCACGACCAGATGTCCCGCATCTCCTTGGCGCCGACGATCTCGGAGGAGAAGTTGTCCGCGTTCACGGCCAGCTGCACATTCCGCCTTCGGATGACGCACaggaaggaagggggggggggggggggagaaggggattGGTCATTACTACCCACACCCTGAGCCCAGTGAACATTACGCAAATTAAGATggctgctaaatgcctttacAGGAAATATCTGCATTGGTCCTTGTGGTTCCGATGATGGAGGTAACCTACAATCAgtaaaatgtgcaaatatgaCATGCTTAAGGGCATTATGAGCTTTGTTAATATAGCCTAAATGgcgataaaaacaaaaacactgaaacgGCAAgaccaaatatttaatttgggggTGACTTTGACTCAGAAGGCAAGAGTTTGGCAGttggaggattgccggttcgatcccgccctgggtgtgttgaagcatccctgagcaagacacctaactcccaattgCCCATGACGACCTGGTTGATGGCTTGCATGGCATCCAATCAtcattggtgtgcgagtgtgtgtgtgaatgggaagtatcaattgtacagcgctttggataaaggtgcatatataaatgcagaccatttaccgtTTCACTGAAGCTCAGCGATGTATTCAGCTTGTTgatgaggtggtggtggtgttcaaAGATATAGGCGTTTCTCTTTACCCCAGGCATTTCTGCATGTTGTGCATTTAGTTCAGTGAAAGCTAATGACCAGGGAAGGCTATTACCACAGCTCCGACCATCAACATCCACACCTCTTAATGCAGTTTGCCTAACAAGCAGCTGTTGACCAGAGAACAGGCTCGGCCTTGGAACACTGAAGATGTTTCTGGCCTTTATTCAGCCCAGTCCGTAATTACGTAACCGATTGCGTCACTCAGCTAAAATAATGCAGGTGGCCGTGTTCTCAAGCTTTAGGCAACTCTATCTGTCATACAGAGAGGGCAGGAAAGTCTGAAAAGACTGCTCTCACAGGATAATTGATCCACTTATCCAATTCAGAGAAGAGAACTGACAAGCAGACACATATGCAGCAGTCTCAGATGCAATGCCTGGCctccacaataacatcagtaGGAAATATgtgtattaaatatatttagcaTTCTGCACATTCACAGTCTGGAAGATGATtggtttacattttaaaaaggcacaaTTGGCATGGTGCTCATAGAGCTTGGAATTTCAACTATCAGCAAGCAAATATTGTTAGGGGTTAGCCTAGGTTTTTCATAAGACTTGGACAAACAAAAGTAATGCTTTAGGTAATCAAACAAATTATGAATGACTATATGTAGCTTGAAAATGTCTGAATTCACAGTTTCCAGATAGGACAAATTCATTTAACGACAAGATATTATGCTCAACAAGGATTTCCAAGCTATGTAAAAAGTCACCATGGAAAATTCCAGAACAACAAGCCAAGAGGACAGAGCCTGACAGTGTGAATAGAGTGAATAGAAAGAGACCTACCTCCTATGAAGGCCAGACACATGGCATGTGGTGAGATGAGAGGAAATGACAGGAatgagagtggagagagagacagtgatggCAGATGGGAAGAATGCACAGGAGATCAAtcagaagagaaaaagagagcagGATGACAGAAATCTGAATCACGGTGAAAACAGCAGGCCTGTGTGCCAGCAGACAGTGCTCTGAACTCACACATGGATGCAAACGGATCAACAGGCATTCCTCTGACATGTGGTCAAAGGGTGTTATTTTCCTACACAGGGCTCTATGCTAGCATTCTTACCAAGTTGAAAAATTTAGTagcacacaaatgcattccGATTAGTACATGTACTCCGAAATTAGTTttcagcacacatcaattttcTGGAGCAAAAAAAGTAGAGCACTCATGACTACACATGTTTTCCAGGGAGAATCATAGAGAAAACTTCAGTTTGAGAATTCACAACCACTCTCTGTTCTGTTGATGCCCTGCTGACACCATGTTGTGTTGATGCCCTGTTGATGCAGTTTATGCCCCATTGACATTCTGTTTATGCTCTGCTGATGGCCAGGTGATGCCCTGCTGTTGCCCTGTAGACACCCTGTTTATGCTCTGCTGATGGCCAGGTGATGCCCTGCTGTTGCCCTGTAGACACCCTGTTTATGCTCTGCTGATGGCCTGTTGAAGCCCTGCTGTTTCCCTATCAATGCCCTTCTGTTGACCTGTTCACACCATGCTGACGCCCTGACCCGGACCCTGCTGATGCCCCCGCTGACACCCAGTACCTTCTCTGTTTGACAGTGATGCCCTTCTGCTGCAGGGACTTCTCGTTGGTGAGCTGCAGCAGGGTGATCTGCTTGCGGCTGAAGAGGCGGATGGCGAAGGCCTTCTCCAGCAGCTTGTCGGGGGACACAGAGGAGCCGATGCCCTGGACAAAGGCCTGGATGCCGTCCCGCACTGCCCCCGTGTCCTGGGCCGAAGCCTGCTGCTGGCCCGCCCTCTGCTTGCGGTAGAACTTGAGGAGGGCCAGGGCCACGCGGTACAGCACCTTGTAGCCCTCCACCAGGAAGACGTCCAGCACCCTGGCCGCATGGGGGAAGGGCAGGTCGCCCAGCACCCAGCCCATCCAATCGGAGTACACCTCCAGCACGTCCTGGGCGGTGGCCACTATCAGCTTGTGAGCCACAGGGCAGTACTTGTTGGCCAGGTCGCCGAAGGTCATGCAGGAAGACTCGTAGGCCAGGAAGGTCTGGTCCAGGAGACGGCGGCCGGGCTCGTTGCAGGCCAGCAGGCGGCACACGTGCTCGAAGCAGTGCGCCTCGTCGGGGCTGAAGTGCAGcagcagagccgtaatggcgggcAGAGCCGGGCAGTGCGAGATGTCCGGGAACTGGCTGGCCACGCACGACATTATCTTGTGGgccgcccccaccccctccaccttcAGGCAGTACTTGGGCACAGGGTTCCCATCCACAATCTCCGGCAGGGGGATGCTGGTGGGGGCCTTCTTGCCCACCACGCTGTCCACAATGTCGCGATAGACCGCGGCGTCTGGCGTGACCGTGCGACACGGGATGGCCTTGATCAGCTGGTGGTAGACCTGGGCCCGCAGCTTGTGGTTCTTGGACCAGAAGCCCTGCCTGGCCAGCTTCT from Conger conger chromosome 2, fConCon1.1, whole genome shotgun sequence encodes the following:
- the tbc1d24 gene encoding TBC1 domain family member 24, translating into MAEEDYGRFVDWGQMGDQAKSGEPSKLDCKDPRELKKLARQGFWSKNHKLRAQVYHQLIKAIPCRTVTPDAAVYRDIVDSVVGKKAPTSIPLPEIVDGNPVPKYCLKVEGVGAAHKIMSCVASQFPDISHCPALPAITALLLHFSPDEAHCFEHVCRLLACNEPGRRLLDQTFLAYESSCMTFGDLANKYCPVAHKLIVATAQDVLEVYSDWMGWVLGDLPFPHAARVLDVFLVEGYKVLYRVALALLKFYRKQRAGQQQASAQDTGAVRDGIQAFVQGIGSSVSPDKLLEKAFAIRLFSRKQITLLQLTNEKSLQQKGITVKQRRRNVQLAVNADNFSSEIVGAKEMRDIWSWIPERFALCQPQLLFTTANHGCSLSRFYSHCQGYEPTLLLIKTTAAEVCGAYLSSDWEERKRGGGKLSFFGTGECFVFRLKPEMERYEWVVIRHPELASAAQPKNEESSEEGVPAQPQNSDENTLPVAESQGDPTDRLSPFLSTRHVHPNSRNTSMFMAGNMESIIVGGGDGNALYIDADLNHGRTARCTTFDNPPLCSETFQVSLLEVWGFQDGMAS